The following nucleotide sequence is from Acetobacteroides hydrogenigenes.
AAGTACAAATCAAATCTAGAATGAAGTACACCCATATCATATTCGATATTGACGGAACGCTAATTGATACCGAAACCGCAGCCTTGACCTCTCTTCAGGATACTATTTTTGAATTGCAGCATCGAAAGATAGAAATCGAAGATCTGAGATATACCTTCGGAATTCCAAGCGAGGTTACCTTGCGTGAGCTAGGTGTCGGGGATATACAGGCTGGCTGTAGGACATGGAATGATAATATGAAGAAGTACTTTCGTACCATCAGCGTATTCGATGGTATTGAAACTCTCGTTAAGGAGCTAAAGTCGCAGCACTACCGTTTGGGCATTATCACCTCAAAAACTAGAACGGAGTATGAGAACGACTTTCTTCCTTTTGCCTTAGGCGACTACTTCGATACGGTAATCACGGTAGAAGATACCCCACGCCCTAAGCCATCTCCCGATCCTATCCTTAAGTACTTAGAGTTAACAGGTGCAAAAAAGGAGGAGGTTCTTTACATTGGCGATAGCACCTACGATATGCAGTGCGCCCTCGATGCTGATGTCGACTTTGGTCTAGCTCGGTGGGGATGCCATTCTGTAAGGCACATCTATGCCACTCACTACTTTAGCACGCCCAAAGATGTCTCCTACCTTTTAAGCAAGAATACCGATGCCTATTCCGAGATGCCTTGGTTGAGTTGGGCTATGGAGCTACAGTTTATTGCGCAAGCAGGGCTAACCTACTCAAAAGACAGCTTTGATATCGAACGCTTCGAACGGATGCGTGAGATTGCGGCCGAGATCATGAGCCACAAATCGGGCATAACGATGGAGCATGTAAAGAGCATCTTTTGCAACGAGGAAGGTTTTCAAACTCCTAAGCTCGATACCCGTGCCGCCATCTTTCAGAATAGCAAGATTCTGCTTGTGCGCGAAACCAACGGCACCTGGTCGCTCCCTGGCGGCTGGGTCGATGTCAACCAAACCATAAAGACGAACACGGTTAAGGAGGTAAAGGAAGAGGCTGGTCTCGATGTTGTTCCCGTTAGGTTGATTGCCGTTCAGGACCGCAATATGCATAACGTACCGCTGTACGCCTATGGGATATGCAAGGCCTTTGTCCTCTGCGAGGTGGTAGGCGGTACCTTCACCACCAACTGTGAAACCACCCATAGCGGCTACTTTGCCTTAGACGAACTACCTCCCCTTGCGCTGGAAAAGAACAACGAGGAGCAAATTAAGCTCTGCTTCGAAGCCTACCACTCCGGCTCCAGCTGGCAGGTTGTTTTCGACTGATACCCACAACACGGATGACATAATAATATATTATTATTTATTAACTTTTATTATCGTTACATACGTCTAGTTTATACGTCTTATGAGCATAAGTGATGAGAATATTGGTTATACACACTATTATGATTAAATCAACGATTTTAATTATATAACATCACTTTTGCCGACCTTTGCTGTGAAGTGCAGGTCGGTTTCTTTTTACAACAACGCACAAAAAAGGCCAGAGCATCATGCTCCAGCCTTTTAATATTATCTGAAAAGAAATTACTTACGGTAAATCTTTTCGTAACCGTAAATAGCCTCTTCGCCAAGTTCCTCTTCAATACGAAGCAGCTGGTTGTACTTAGCCATACGGTCAGAACGGCTCATCGAACCAGTCTTAATTTGACCAGAGTTGGTAGCAACAGCAATATCTGCAATGGTAGAATCCTCAGTTTCACCCGAACGGTGAGAAGTAACTGAAGTGTAACCTGCACGGTGAGCCATTTCGATAGCATCAAGGGTTTCGGTTAGCGAACCGATTTGGTTTACCTTGATAAGGATTGAGTTAGCACAACCCTCTTCGATACCTCTCTTCAGGAAGTCTACGTTGGTTACAAATAGGTCATCACCTACAAGTTGGCAGCGACCACCAATCTTGTCGGTAAGAATCTTCCAACCTGCCCAGTCATTTTCACCCATACCATCTTCGATAGAGTCGATTGGGTACTTGTTAACTAGTTCCTCTAAGTAAGCAGCTTGCTCTTCTGATGAGAGAACTTTACCGTTTGCTCCTTCGAACTTAGCATAGTTATACTTTCCATCCTTAAAGAACTCAGATGATGCACAGTCAAGTCCAATTGAAACTTGGCCACCTTCGCTCTTACGTCCTGGCTTGTAACCTGCAATTTCAATAGCCTTGATAATCGACTCAAGAGCATCTTCAGTACCGTTAAGGGTTGGAGCGAAACCTCCCTCGTCGCCTACTGCAGTAGAAAGACCACGGTCGTGAAGAACCTTCTTAAGAGCGTGGAATACTTCAGCACCCATACGAAGACCTTCGCGGAATGAAGTAGCTCCAACAGGACGAATCATAAACTCTTGGAATGCGATAGGAGCATCAGAGTGAGAACCTCCGTTGATGATGTTCATCATTGGAACAGGAAGAGTCTTAGCGTTAGTTCCTCCAATATAGCGGTAAAGAGGAAGACCATAGAAGTTTGCAGCAGCCTTAGCAACAGCAAGTGATACACCGAGAATAGCATTAGCACCAAGATTGCTCTTAGTAGTAGTACCATCAAGGGCAATCATTTTCTTATCGATAGCAACCTGCTCGCCAACGAACATGCCTAGAATTTCTGGAGCAATAACCTCGTTAACGTTATGAACTGCCTTTAGTACACCTTTACCTAGGTAGCGACCTTTATCACCATCGCGAAGTTCAAGCGCTTCGTTTTCGCCGGTTGATGCACCAGATGGAACTGCTGCACGACCAAAAGCACCGCTAGCGGTTGTAACTTCTACTTCGATAGTTGGATTACCACGAGAATCCAAAATTTCACGAGCGTGAACGCTAACAATTTGACCCATAGTATTTGTAATTAGTGATGATAGTTGTTATAAAAAAGAGGGAAAAAGGTTTCCCCTTTCCCCTCAAAGATACTCAAAAAATATCGTACTAGCCTTACAGCTACTACTCTTCACCTTCGGTTTTTACTTCCTTAACAGTGTCGGCAGCAGCAGGAGCTGTTTCTGATTTCTTGGTACGGCCACGACGAGTAGTCTTAGCAGCAGCCTTCTTATCTTGAGATGGAGCCTTGGTGTAGGTTTCGTTGTAGTCAACTAGCTCAATGATGCACATTTCTGCAGCATCACCAGGACGGAATCCAACCTTCAAGATACGGGTATAACCACCAGGACGGTTTGCAACCTTCTGAGATACTTCACGGAAAAGTTCAGAAACTGCATACTTATTCTTTAGGTAGCTGAATACCACACGGCGATTGTGAGTTGAATCTTCTTTCGATTTGGTCATAAGAGGTTCAACGTACATCTTCAAAGCCTTCGCCTTAGCCACGGTAGTCGTAATTCTCTTATGAAGAATTAGCGAGCACGCCAAGTTAGATAGAAGCGCCTTGCGGTGTCCGCTCTTTCTACCTAAATGGTTGATTTTTTTGTTATGTCTCATTGTTTAGCTATTCCTTGTCAAGTTTGTACTTAGAAACGTCCATTCCGAATGATATATTCATGGAATCAAGTAGTTCGTCAAGCTCGGTGAGCGACTTCTTGCCGAAGTTACGGAACTTCAGTAGGTCGTTGCGGTGGAATTTAACCAGATCACCTAGTGTCTCAACCTCTGCTGCCTTTAAGCAGTTAAGGGCACGAACAGACAGATCCATGTCAACCAATTTAGTCTTAAGCATTTGGCGCATATGAAGAACCTCTTCATCAAACTCCTCGTTAGTGAATTTTTCATCAGAATCGAGGGTAATCTTCTCATCAGAGAATAGCATAAAGTGGTAAATCAATATTTTAGCCGCTTCCTTAAGAGCCTCCTTTGGTTGGATTGAACCATCGGTGGTTATCTCTAATAATAGTTTCTCGTAGTCAGTCTTCTGCTCTACACGGTAGTTTTCAACTGCAAACTTTACGTTCTTGATTGGAGTATGGATGGAGTCAATAGGTATCAGCCCAAACTCCGCATCAACAGGTTTGTTTTCTTCAGAAGGTACATAACCTCTACCCTTATTAATGGTTAGCTCAATTTGAAGCTTCACATCTGGTTCCATACGGCAGATGAGAAGATCTGGATTAAGCACCTTAAACGAGGTGAGGAAGTTTGAAAGGAAACCAGCCCTGAACTCATTTTGTCCAGAGATGGTAACCGTAACCTTTTCTGAGTCTACACCCTCAGCAATCTTCTTAAAACGAAGCTGCTTTAGGTTAAGGATGATTTTTACAACATCCTCAATAACCCCAGGGATTGCAGAGAATTCATGATCCACACCGGCAATCTTAACAGTAGTAATCGCATAGCCCTCTAGAGACGAAAGTAAAATGCGGCGAAGGGCGTTACCTACGGTAATCCCGTAGCCTGGTTCGAGTGGACGAAATTCAAAGCGTCCGAACGTGTCGGTTGCCTCGAGCATTATTACCTTGTCGGGCTTTTGGAATGCTAGTATTGCCATAGTCGTTGCGTTAGTTACTACTTAGAGTAAAGTTCAACAATGAATTGTTCCTTGATGTTTTCAGGAATTTCACTTCTTTCTGGACGGTTCATAAACTTACCAGTCATCGAAGTTGCATCCCACTCTAACCAAGAATACTTGTTTCTACGTGATTCTACTGAGTTGACAATAACCTCCAGAGACTTTGACTTCTCACGAACACCAACAACGTCCCCAGGACGAAGGATGTACGAAGGAATATTTACCACGTTACCGTTAACGGTAATATGACGGTGGCCAACAAGCTGACGTGCAGCAGCGCGAGTAGGCGCAACACCCATGCGGTAAACCACGTTGTCCAAACGGCTTTCAAGAAGTTGTAGAAGGTTTTCACCCTTTACACCCTTCATGCGAGCAGCTCTTTCGAACAGGTTACGGAATTGCTTTTCCAACAATCCGTAGGTGTATTTTACCTTTTGCTTCTCACGAAGCTGAGCACCATACTCTGATAATTTTTTTCTCTTACGTGCTAAGCCATGTTGTCCAGGAGGGTAGTTTTTCTTTTCGAATGCCCTATCTGGCCCAAAAATAGGCTCTCCAAACTTACGAGCAATTTTTGCGCGTGGTCCAGTATATCTTGCCATTTCTGTACGAATTTTAAAGTTAAGTTAAAATTTTTATCTACGCAATAGGAAATTACACCCTTCTTCTTTTAGGAGGACGACATCCGTTGTGTGGAAGTGGAGTAACGTCAACAATCTCGGTTACTTCAATACCAGCTGCGTGGATAGTACGAATAGCAGATTCACGTCCTGAACCTGGTCCCTTTACGTATGCTTTAACCTTGCGAAGGCCAAGATCGAAAGCAACCTTTGCACAATCAGCAGCAGCAGTTTGAGCTGCATATGGAGTGTTCTTCTTTGACCCTCTGAAACCCATCTTACCTGCAGACGACCAGCTGATCACTTGTCCGTTGTTGTTGGTCAACGATACAATAATGTTGTTGAAGGAAGAGTGAACGTGAAGTTGCCCAAGAGCTTCAACCTTAACAACTCTTTTCTTAACCGAAGCAGTATTTTTCTTTGCCATTGTTTGCTAAGATTATTTAGTTGCTTTTTTCTTGTTTGCCACAGTTTTACGCTTACCCTTACGAGTACGTGCGTTATTCTTGGTGCTTTGTCCACGTAGTGGAAGGCCAAGACGGTGTCTGATACCTCTGTAGCATCCAATATCCATCAATCGCTTGATGTTAAGTTGAACTATTGAGCGAAGTTCTCCTTCAACCTTGATATCTTCTTCGCTGATAATAGAACGGATTGCCCCAACTTGCTCATCGGTCCAAGCATTGACCTTTGTATCGTGGCTGATTCCGGCTTTATCAAGAATTTTTTCGGCGGTGCTTCTTCCAATACCGTAGATGTATGTAAGACCGATAACGCCTCTTTTGTTTTTGGGTAAGTCTACCCCAACAATACGTGCCATAAACGTCTGTTAATTAATTTTAATAATTATCCTTGGCGCATTTTGAACTTAGGGTTCTTTTTGCAGATCACGTATACGCGACCTTTTCTTTTAACGATAACGCAATCCTCACTGCGTTTTTTGACCGAAGCTCTAACTTTCATCGTCTGTCTTTTTTATTTGTACCTAAAAGATATTCTCCCCTTACTCAGGTCGTAGGGAGACATTTCAACACGCACTTTATCTCCAGGGAGGATGCGAATGTAGTGCATTCTCATCTTTCCGGAAATGTGAGCAGTAATAACGTGTCCGTTATCCAACTCGACACGAAACATTGCATTAGACAATGCTTCAATGATTACGCCATCTTTTTCGATTGCAGCTTGCTTTGCCATACTGGTCTTACCTTCTTTTTTCTTCTAAAACTTCTTCGATAAACTTAAAGGTCGAAAGAATATCAGCCTCCCCTTTTCTAATTGCCACTGCTAACTCAAAGTGCGCAGAAGGCTTTCTGTCCGAAGTGCGAATAGTCCAACCATCGCGCTCCATGTAGATTTGCTTTTTGCCTAGATTGATCATTGGCTCAATACATAAAACCATCCCGGTTTGAAGCTTAGGCCCTCTACCACGTGAACCATAGTTCGGTACTTCAGGTTCCTCGTGCATCGATTTGCCCAGCCCATGTCCAACCATCTCTCTCACTACTGAGAACCCATTAGCTTCAGCATGATGTTGTACTGCTGCCGATATGTCACCTACTCTATTACCCTCTATAGCATAGGCAATCCCCTTTAATAAGGATTCCTTGGTAACTTCGAGAAGTTTTTTCACTTCAGGATTTACCTCGCCAACCTCAAAGGTGTATGCGCTATCGCCATAAAATCCTTTATAGTAGGTTCCACAATCAATAGACACGATATCACCTTCCCGTAGTTCATACTTCGAAGGAATACCGTGTACTACAGTATCGTTAACCGATACGCAGAGCGAATTTGGGTAACCTTGGTAACCAAGAAATCCGGGAACAGCACCGTTATCTCGAATATACTGCTCTGCAATCGCATCAAGGGCCAGGGTAGTTACCCCTGGCCTTATATGCTTTGCAACTTCAGCAAGAGTTTTCGACACAAGCAGGTTATTTTCCCTGATGATCTCGATTTCTTCTTCTGTTTTTAAGTTGATCATTTGTTTTAAAGAAACCATTATGCTTTCGCTACTACATTCCAGATCTACCCTTCAAACGTCCGGTTTTCATCAAACCGTCATAGTGACGTAGAAGTAGATGGCTTTCGATCTGCTGAAGAGTGTCAAGGATAACCCCCACTAGAATGAGTAGTGAGGTGCCTCCGAAGAAGTGAGCGAATTGGTTACTTATTCCTATTTTCATTGCAAATGCTGGTAGAATTGCAATGAGCGCCAAGAAAATTGAACCGGGTAGCGTAATCCTCGACATGATAGTGTCTAGATACTCTACGGTCTTCTTACCCGGTTTCACACCTGGAATAAAACCTCCGTTCTTCTTCATATCTTCAGCCATCATTAGCGGGTTAACTGTAATGGCTGTGTAAAAATACGTAAATGCAACAACAAGGATGCCGAAAGTGAAGTTATACCAGAAACCGGTATAGTTCGAGAATGCAATACCAATGCTGCTTGCAATATCAGAGTTAAAGCGAGTGAACATCATTGGAATAAACATGATGGCCTGAGCAAAAATGATCGGCATTACACCTGCTGCATTGATTTTCAGCGGGATATACTGACGAACACCACCATACTGTTTATTTCCAACAATTCTTTTCGCATATTGCACTGGTACTTTGCGAGTTGCTTGTACAAGTGCAATGGTAGCACAAAACACTAAGAATAAAAATACTAGTTCTACAACCAGCATTATGATACCCCCAACAGCATTTGCGCCCAATCGAGATTGAACCTCAGACCAGAATGCAAATGGTAAACGGGCAATAATACCGATCATGATGATTAGAGAGATACCGTTTCCGATACCTTTTTCAGTAATCTTCTCGCCTAGCCACATTACAAACATCGTACCAGCGATAAGTATAAGTGTGGCTTCTATGGTGAAGAAAGCTCCTTTCAGAACAAACGCATCTACAGGAAGTTGTGCATGCAGGTTTGCTATGTATGCAGGACCCTGAACTAGAAGGATCGCTACAGTGAGATAACGGGTGATCTGATTCATCTTTCGACGTCCGCTTTCACCTTCACGCTGTAACTTTTGGAAGTAAGGCACAGCAATAGCTAATAGCTGAACTACGATTGATGCCGAAATGTAGGGCATAATCCCTAGTGCAAAAATGGAAGCGTTGCCAAAAGCACCGCCTGAGAACATATTAAGCAATCCCATAAGCCCACCTGAAGCTTGATTTTGAAGCGCAGCGAGCTCATTTGGATCAATACCGGGAATCACCACAAAACTACCCAACCTGTAAATCACAATTATTCCCAATGTGTATAGAATCCTTTTCTTAAGATCTTCTATCTTAAAGATGTTCCTTAGTGTCTGTAGTAGAGCTTTCATTCGATTACAGTTTTACGGCTTTTCCTTGTTGTGCCTCGATAGCGGCTTCAGCCGACTTCGAGAAAGCGTGAGCATGCACTTCAAGAGCTGCCTTAAGTTCACCGCGTCCAAGAATCTTTACTAGGTCATTCTTAGACGCTAGACCAGCATCAATAATTGTTTGAATATCAATGACAGTACAGCCATTTTTTTCATGTAGCGACTGAAGGGTATCGATATTGATAGCCTTATATTCTACACGGTTGATATTTTTGAAGCCAAACTTTGGCAAACGACGCTGCAAAGGCATCTGTCCTCCCTCGAATCCAATCTTATGCGAGTAGCCTGAGCGCGATTGAGCTCCTTTGTGACCACGTGTAGATGTACCACCGTGACCAGAACCTTGTCCGCGACCAATACGCTTTTCGCTATGAGTTGAACCCTTAGCAGGTTTTAGCTGACTTAAATTCATAGAAGTTCTTTTTTATTTTAAACCTACTACTTTACCTCTTCTACTTTAACAAGGTGGCTAACCGCTTGTATTAAGCCTAGAACGGAAGGCGTTCCTTCGCGCTCTACGCTTTGGTTCATTTTACGGAGACCTAGTGTATCAAGAGTTGCTTTTTGACGCTTGTTCGAACCGATACGGCTACGAACTTGAGTAATCTTCAACATTGCCATAATCTCTACAAAATTAACCGTTAAATACTTTCTTTAGCGATATACCACGAACCTCAGCAACGCTATAAGCATCGCGCATTTCGGTAAGGGCTTGTACGGTAGCCTTTACAAGGTTATGTGGGTTAGAAGACCCCTTACACTTGCAAAGCACGTCATGTACACCAACGCTTTCGAGTACGGCACGCATAGCACCACCGGCCTTTACACCGGTACCCGAAGCTGCAGGCTTCATGAACACGCGAGAACCACCAAACTTAGCCACTTGCTCGTGAGGAATGGTCTTGTTTAGAATTGGAACCTTAACAAGGTTTTTCTTAGCATCTTCGATGCCCTTTGCAATAGCAGCGGTTACCTCGCTGGCTTTACCTAGTCCATAACCAACGATTCCGTTCTCGTTTCCTACAACAACAATTGCAGAAAAACTAAAGGTTCTACCACCCTTGGTTACTTTGGTAACGCGCTGTATGCTCACCAAGCGATCCTTAAGCTCGATATCGCTCGACTTTACTTTTCTTATGTTAGTATTTGCTGACATACGCTTTATTAGAAATTAAGGCCACCTTCACGGGCGGCATCTGCTAACACTTGTACTCTTCCGTGGTAAAGATAACCGTTTCTGTCGAAAACCACAGCGCTAATGCCCTTTGCGATGGCTCTTTCTGCTGCAAGCTTTCCAACAAGCTTAGACACCTCGCTCTTTTGAAGTCCGGTTGCCTTTTCGGCTACTTCTTTATCCATTGAAGAGGCTGAAACCAAAGTAACCCCCTGTAGATCATCGATAATTTGAACGTAGATCTGCTTGTTGCTTCTAAAAACCGTCATACGAGGACGATCAGCTGTTCCGCTTACTCTTTTGCGGATGCGTTGCTTAATGCGTATTCTTCTTTCTAATGTTGATAAAGCCATAACTTTTCTCCTTTAAAATTATTTAGCATTAGCAGACTTTCCAGCTTTTTTACGAAGCTGTTCGCCAACGAACTTAATACCTTTACC
It contains:
- the eno gene encoding phosphopyruvate hydratase produces the protein MGQIVSVHAREILDSRGNPTIEVEVTTASGAFGRAAVPSGASTGENEALELRDGDKGRYLGKGVLKAVHNVNEVIAPEILGMFVGEQVAIDKKMIALDGTTTKSNLGANAILGVSLAVAKAAANFYGLPLYRYIGGTNAKTLPVPMMNIINGGSHSDAPIAFQEFMIRPVGATSFREGLRMGAEVFHALKKVLHDRGLSTAVGDEGGFAPTLNGTEDALESIIKAIEIAGYKPGRKSEGGQVSIGLDCASSEFFKDGKYNYAKFEGANGKVLSSEEQAAYLEELVNKYPIDSIEDGMGENDWAGWKILTDKIGGRCQLVGDDLFVTNVDFLKRGIEEGCANSILIKVNQIGSLTETLDAIEMAHRAGYTSVTSHRSGETEDSTIADIAVATNSGQIKTGSMSRSDRMAKYNQLLRIEEELGEEAIYGYEKIYRK
- a CDS encoding NUDIX hydrolase N-terminal domain-containing protein, with product MPWLSWAMELQFIAQAGLTYSKDSFDIERFERMREIAAEIMSHKSGITMEHVKSIFCNEEGFQTPKLDTRAAIFQNSKILLVRETNGTWSLPGGWVDVNQTIKTNTVKEVKEEAGLDVVPVRLIAVQDRNMHNVPLYAYGICKAFVLCEVVGGTFTTNCETTHSGYFALDELPPLALEKNNEEQIKLCFEAYHSGSSWQVVFD
- the map gene encoding type I methionyl aminopeptidase; this encodes MINLKTEEEIEIIRENNLLVSKTLAEVAKHIRPGVTTLALDAIAEQYIRDNGAVPGFLGYQGYPNSLCVSVNDTVVHGIPSKYELREGDIVSIDCGTYYKGFYGDSAYTFEVGEVNPEVKKLLEVTKESLLKGIAYAIEGNRVGDISAAVQHHAEANGFSVVREMVGHGLGKSMHEEPEVPNYGSRGRGPKLQTGMVLCIEPMINLGKKQIYMERDGWTIRTSDRKPSAHFELAVAIRKGEADILSTFKFIEEVLEEKRR
- a CDS encoding DNA-directed RNA polymerase subunit alpha codes for the protein MAILAFQKPDKVIMLEATDTFGRFEFRPLEPGYGITVGNALRRILLSSLEGYAITTVKIAGVDHEFSAIPGVIEDVVKIILNLKQLRFKKIAEGVDSEKVTVTISGQNEFRAGFLSNFLTSFKVLNPDLLICRMEPDVKLQIELTINKGRGYVPSEENKPVDAEFGLIPIDSIHTPIKNVKFAVENYRVEQKTDYEKLLLEITTDGSIQPKEALKEAAKILIYHFMLFSDEKITLDSDEKFTNEEFDEEVLHMRQMLKTKLVDMDLSVRALNCLKAAEVETLGDLVKFHRNDLLKFRNFGKKSLTELDELLDSMNISFGMDVSKYKLDKE
- the rpsD gene encoding 30S ribosomal protein S4, which gives rise to MARYTGPRAKIARKFGEPIFGPDRAFEKKNYPPGQHGLARKRKKLSEYGAQLREKQKVKYTYGLLEKQFRNLFERAARMKGVKGENLLQLLESRLDNVVYRMGVAPTRAAARQLVGHRHITVNGNVVNIPSYILRPGDVVGVREKSKSLEVIVNSVESRRNKYSWLEWDATSMTGKFMNRPERSEIPENIKEQFIVELYSK
- the rpmJ gene encoding 50S ribosomal protein L36 codes for the protein MKVRASVKKRSEDCVIVKRKGRVYVICKKNPKFKMRQG
- the rplR gene encoding 50S ribosomal protein L18 translates to MALSTLERRIRIKQRIRKRVSGTADRPRMTVFRSNKQIYVQIIDDLQGVTLVSASSMDKEVAEKATGLQKSEVSKLVGKLAAERAIAKGISAVVFDRNGYLYHGRVQVLADAAREGGLNF
- the rpsK gene encoding 30S ribosomal protein S11, with protein sequence MAKKNTASVKKRVVKVEALGQLHVHSSFNNIIVSLTNNNGQVISWSSAGKMGFRGSKKNTPYAAQTAAADCAKVAFDLGLRKVKAYVKGPGSGRESAIRTIHAAGIEVTEIVDVTPLPHNGCRPPKRRRV
- the rpmD gene encoding 50S ribosomal protein L30 — encoded protein: MAMLKITQVRSRIGSNKRQKATLDTLGLRKMNQSVEREGTPSVLGLIQAVSHLVKVEEVK
- the rplO gene encoding 50S ribosomal protein L15; this translates as MNLSQLKPAKGSTHSEKRIGRGQGSGHGGTSTRGHKGAQSRSGYSHKIGFEGGQMPLQRRLPKFGFKNINRVEYKAINIDTLQSLHEKNGCTVIDIQTIIDAGLASKNDLVKILGRGELKAALEVHAHAFSKSAEAAIEAQQGKAVKL
- the infA gene encoding translation initiation factor IF-1 produces the protein MAKQAAIEKDGVIIEALSNAMFRVELDNGHVITAHISGKMRMHYIRILPGDKVRVEMSPYDLSKGRISFRYK
- the secY gene encoding preprotein translocase subunit SecY; amino-acid sequence: MKALLQTLRNIFKIEDLKKRILYTLGIIVIYRLGSFVVIPGIDPNELAALQNQASGGLMGLLNMFSGGAFGNASIFALGIMPYISASIVVQLLAIAVPYFQKLQREGESGRRKMNQITRYLTVAILLVQGPAYIANLHAQLPVDAFVLKGAFFTIEATLILIAGTMFVMWLGEKITEKGIGNGISLIIMIGIIARLPFAFWSEVQSRLGANAVGGIIMLVVELVFLFLVFCATIALVQATRKVPVQYAKRIVGNKQYGGVRQYIPLKINAAGVMPIIFAQAIMFIPMMFTRFNSDIASSIGIAFSNYTGFWYNFTFGILVVAFTYFYTAITVNPLMMAEDMKKNGGFIPGVKPGKKTVEYLDTIMSRITLPGSIFLALIAILPAFAMKIGISNQFAHFFGGTSLLILVGVILDTLQQIESHLLLRHYDGLMKTGRLKGRSGM
- the rpsE gene encoding 30S ribosomal protein S5, producing the protein MSANTNIRKVKSSDIELKDRLVSIQRVTKVTKGGRTFSFSAIVVVGNENGIVGYGLGKASEVTAAIAKGIEDAKKNLVKVPILNKTIPHEQVAKFGGSRVFMKPAASGTGVKAGGAMRAVLESVGVHDVLCKCKGSSNPHNLVKATVQALTEMRDAYSVAEVRGISLKKVFNG
- the rplQ gene encoding 50S ribosomal protein L17, whose amino-acid sequence is MRHNKKINHLGRKSGHRKALLSNLACSLILHKRITTTVAKAKALKMYVEPLMTKSKEDSTHNRRVVFSYLKNKYAVSELFREVSQKVANRPGGYTRILKVGFRPGDAAEMCIIELVDYNETYTKAPSQDKKAAAKTTRRGRTKKSETAPAAADTVKEVKTEGEE
- the rpsM gene encoding 30S ribosomal protein S13: MARIVGVDLPKNKRGVIGLTYIYGIGRSTAEKILDKAGISHDTKVNAWTDEQVGAIRSIISEEDIKVEGELRSIVQLNIKRLMDIGCYRGIRHRLGLPLRGQSTKNNARTRKGKRKTVANKKKATK